The following are encoded together in the Bicyclus anynana chromosome 2, ilBicAnyn1.1, whole genome shotgun sequence genome:
- the LOC112045471 gene encoding collagen alpha-1(IX) chain-like encodes MEVVGIFLLVAVLATCVSNGDPIDNTTLSPLSDGPCSSQSIGDVDFQTVDLIAVYRLDDPDTTGVTLVQGSQDLQTAFRIGDGANLTLPLREVFPNGLPEYFSVVGTFNARGQRRTWSLIRARSQTLQFSLTLMPNARKFAVYVQGSRVVFSSPELFSAGWHKIHVAITNDTVHAAVDCVELEPERIAQHDFRNASSITIVTNNDGSPAPIDLQWLSLSCNRYNLTEESCEEIDIPPEYLISTAPPVIPAPLTPCNQTCPPGPEGPPGPKGEPGPLGYTGLPGERGVSGPVGPVGPIGFKGEKGDRGLPGSSENVTLVIGPPGEVGEPGPQGEKGEPGVIGEPGEPGLVGLAGLPGIDGKDGSPGPVGPMGPRGEPGPVGPPGAPAVNVPFKLGTKGERGAPGKPGRDGEPGSTGHPGLPGQVGMPGLQGSPGIPGVPGERGSTGPQGLTGERGPEGPQGPEGRQGLPGPPGPPGASVTTTGVSAPGAPGSPGEKGPKGDPGIPGFPGKDGLDGLPGAPGQRGLPGLPAPISSIVQSPSISEGDVRNICEDLIRARFQEMAANLIVPTLAPSVGRRGPPGRPGPPGNPGSPGESGSQGPRGYPGETGEPGRPGAAGPRGDKGDKGDRGPDGVGLPGPEGPAGLPGPMGPAGPEGRSGPRGDPGRNGAAGPRGVPGPRGSCECPTVSYPGVQYYAYSALGNNKGP; translated from the exons ATGGAAGTTGTTGG AATTTTTCTACTGGTTGCGGTGCTGGCAACCTGTGTCAGCAATGGAGACCCCATTG ATAACACAACACTATCACCGTTATCCGACGGACCCTGCTCCTCACAGAGTATCGGTGACGTGGACTTCCAGACAGTGGACCTGATAGCGGTTTACCGGCTGGACGACCCTGACACCACTGGAGTGACCCTGGTGCAGGGCTCCCAGGACTTGCAGACAGCGTTCAGGATTGGCGATGGAGCCAATCTCACTTTACCCTTACG GGAGGTGTTTCCGAACGGCTTGCCGGAATACTTCAGCGTGGTGGGCACGTTCAACGCGCGGGGCCAGCGTCGGACCTGGAGTCTGATCCGCGCTAGATCTCAGACCCTCCAGTTCTCCTTGACCCTGATGCCCAACGCGCGCAAGTTTGCCGTTTACGTGCAAGGGTCTAGGGTCGTGTTCTCCTCGCCAGAG CTGTTCAGTGCAGGCTGGCATAAGATACACGTGGCTATCACAAATGACACGGTGCACGCAGCGGTGGACTGTGTAGAG TTAGAGCCAGAGAGAATAGCGCAACACGACTTCAGAAACGCGTCAAGTATCACGATAGTCACGAATAACGACGGCAGTCCAGCGCCG ataGACTTACAATGGTTGTCTCTAAGTTGCAACAGGTACAACCTCACTGAAGAAAGTTGTGAAGAAATC GACATACCACCTGAGTATTTAATATCGACCGCTCCACca GTTATACCGGCACCTCTCACACCTTGCAATCAAACGTGTCCTCCT GGGCCAGAAGGTCCACCGGGACCCAAAGGTGAACCGGGGCCACTTGGATATACAGGATTACCG GGAGAAAGAGGCGTTTCAGGGCCTGTTGGTCCGGTGGGGCCTATTGGCTTTAAGGGGGAGAAAGGGGACAGAGGACTGCCGGGGAGTTCCGAGAAT GTAACTTTAGTTATCGGTCCACCAGGAGAAGTGGGTGAGCCAGGCCCACAGGGAGAAAAAGGAGAGCCTGGAGTGATTG GAGAACCAGGTGAACCAGGTTTAGTTGGACTTGCTGGCCTTCCTGGAATTGACGGAAAAGAC GGATCACCGGGCCCCGTTGGGCCTATGGGCCCTCGCGGCGAGCCAGGGCCAGTGGGCCCGCCGGGAGCGCCCGCTGTCAACGTTCCATTCAAACTCG GTACAAAAGGAGAACGAGGTGCCCCTGGAAAACCAGGTCGGGATGGAGAGCCGGGGTCAACAGGGCACCCTGGATTGCCTGGACAAGTT ggTATGCCAGGCCTCCAGGGCTCCCCTGGTATTCCCGGGGTGCCCGGAGAGAGGGGCTCCACCGGACCGCAGGGCCTGACAGGAGAAAGAGGTCCTGAGGGACCACAG ggTCCCGAAGGACGACAAGGTTTACCAGGCCCCCCTGGCCCTCCTGGTGCATCAGTCACGACAACGGGAGTAAGTGCACCTGGAGCGCCCGGATCGCCAGGGGAAAAAGGACCT AAAGGAGATCCTGGTATTCCTGGTTTTCCTGGCAAAGATGGTCTGGACGGACTACCGGGCGCGCCTGGACAAAGGGGCTTACCTGGTTTGCCTGCTCCCATTAGCTCTATCGTTCAG AGCCCATCAATATCTGAAGGTGACGTAAGAAATATTTGTGAGGATTTGATCAGAG CACGATTCCAAGAAATGGCAGCCAACCTGATCGTACCAACACTAGCTCCAAGCGTCGGTCGCAGGGGTCCACCTGGGCGACCCGGACCTCCTGGCAACCCTG GGTCACCAGGTGAATCAGGTTCACAAGGACCGCGAGGTTACCCTGGCGAGACTGGTGAGCCTGGCAGACCCGGAGCTGCCGGGCCTAGAGGTGATAAAGGTGATAAAGGTGATCGAGGGCCTGACGGAGTGGGCCTTCCCGGGCCTGAGGGACCtgctgggttaccag GTCCGATGGGTCCAGCCGGTCCTGAAGGAAGATCCGGTCCCAGAGGAGATCCGGGAAGAAACG gtGCAGCTGGTCCTAGAGGAGTGCCTGGACCTCGAGGGAGCTGTGAATGTCCTACGGTTAGCTATCCTGGGGTCCAATACTATGCCTATTCAGCGCTGGGCAATAATAAAGGACCATAG
- the LOC112045468 gene encoding eukaryotic translation initiation factor 2 subunit 1, protein MPLSCRFYQEKYPEVEDVVMVNVRSIAEMGAYVHLLEYNNIEGMILLSELSRRRIRSINKLIRVGKTEPVVVIRVDKEKGYIDLSKRRVSAEDIDKCTERYAKAKAVNSILRHVAELLRYQSSEQLEELYKQTAWRFEEKYKKASAYDYFKQAAVDPSVLNECGLDEKTKEVLLANIKRKLTSQAVKIRADIECACYGYEGIDAVKAALKAGLALSTMEMPIKINLIAPPLYVMTTSTPEKTDGLKALQDAIDKIEETITTAGGVFNVQMAPKVVTATDEAELARQMERAEAENAEVAGDSADEDEDQGMGDAGMDDEPQQNGASDEEDDN, encoded by the exons ATGCCGTTGTCGTGCAGGTTTTACCAGGAGAAATACCCTGAAGTTGAGGATGTGGTCATGGTTAACGTGAGATCTATCGCAGAGATGGGGGCCTATGTCCACTTGTTGGAGTATAACAATATCGAGGGCATGATTCTGCTATCTGAGTTGTCGAGGAGACGTATTCGGTCAATTAATAAATTGATCAGAGTGGGGAAAACTGAGCCTGTTGTGGTTATTAGAGTGGATAAAGAAAAGG GTTACATAGATTTGTCAAAACGTCGTGTCTCAGCAGAAGACATAGATAAGTGTACAGAGAGGTACGCTAAAGCCAAAGCAGTGAACTCTATTCTGCGACATGTTGCCGAGCTGCTGCGCTACCAGAGCTCGGAGCAACTGGAGGAGCTGTACAAGCAGACTGCATGGCGGTTTGAGGAGAAGTACAAGAAAGCATCCGCTTATGACTACTTTAAACAGGCTGCTGT GGACCCATCAGTCCTGAACGAATGTGGTCTGGATGAGAAAACAAAGGAAGTACTCCTTGCCAATATCAAGAGGAAGCTTACATCGCAAGCTGTCAAAATTCGTGCTGACATTGAATGTGCTTGCTACGGCTATGAAGGCATTGACGCCGTCAAAGCAGCTCTCAAGGCTGGCCTTGCACTGTCGACTATGGAAATGCCCATTAAGATCAACTTGATTGCCCCACCTCTGTATG TAATGACAACGTCAACACCTGAAAAAACAGATGGGCTCAAAGCACTTCAAGATGCCATTGACAAAATAGAGGAGACCATCACTACGGCTGGGGGAGTGTTCAATGTGCAAATGGCG CCTAAAGTGGTGACGGCGACGGACGAGGCCGAGCTGGCGCGGCAGATGGAGCGCGCCGAGGCCGAGAATGCTGAAGTCGCTGGAGACTCGGCCGACGAGGACGAAGACCAAG gaaTGGGTGACGCTGGCATGGACGATGAACCGCAACAGAACGGGGCCTCAGACGAAGAAGACGACAACTAA